gaaaaaagagttagaattatatttttttaaaatctacaCTACTATGATTTAGTACCATGAAAATCAAAGATTTGAGGCAAGTGGTGTACCACTTTGGGGGTAACTTACATTATTATCAAAAGCTTTAAAAAGTGTTTTTTTGACAAAGAAAGAAAGGCTGTAAAAACTTTAGATCAGCACCAAAAACCTACACATAACAAATTCCATCATAATCGCACGAATCTCCTAATCCTTGCCTTGATTGTACGACATACAAATATGGATTTAGACGATTAATTGCAGCAATTTAAATCAggaaatagtataatatatatatgaaaagaaCGATCAACTTGCGGGGATAGCTCAGTTGGGAGAGCGTCAGACTGAAGATGTGCGTATCTGTAATCTGAAGGTCGCGTGTTCGATCCACGCTCACCgcattttgtgaatttttttgaCTTACATGCTTTGCATTGGGCCAATTCTGGACTCCTTTGGGAAGGACTAAGTCTTGCCCACAAAAAcgactttttcttttccttctaatTTGGATTCAATTTTAATTCAGTtgtatccaaataataataataataataattaattcacAAAATATTTGACATTTTCCTCAAGTTagcaaattataatttttatttaattaagattttttttaaaagtgttaCAAGTACAATCAGAATACAAATTATGTCTAAAGAATTGCAAGTATCAAACTATTATAACATATAGTGTTTAAGAAATCACAACATAGAACTAAACTATTATAATACGGTCGGACTAAAAATAAGTACATTCCTAACTAAAGTCAACAAATAAGACTAACTGGGCTAAACCCACATATAATAGTTGCATATAGTTGGACTTTAAGACGTACGCATATAATTGCGCATGATAGATCTTGAACGTTATTAACCAACTGAGCCTAAACCTCTTTAACTAAattaagcttcttctttttttatcgTATCTAACTTGAGCTTTGTAATGGTGTACATCTCAAACTACTAACTATATAAATATAAGCAGTATCCTTAAAAAAAATGAGTAGAGAAATCAATTTTgaacaaattaaagtaaaagaatTTGTATAATTGGGATTTTATTATACTGAAAGCAGAAAATCTCTGCTACAGATACATTTCACAGTTCATGCAAACCCCAATTCCTATAAAGATTCTTACCAAGAAACTCAAATCTATTAACTTTCTTCCCTATCAATCTAGGCCTGTACACTTTCCTTAACCTTCGCCAGCAAACCATCTCCATTAGCATGAGATATACCAAAAAGGCTGCAATTCCTGATTTCAACTCCCAATTGCTCTTCTGATATCACAAAGCTGAAAAATCAGTCTCCAAAGTTGTTTTGAGAAATCACATTGATCTCAGCTTCGCTGGAACAAAGTAAGCATGTACTTTCTGTATTCATGTCTCTACAAAGTAATCTCTATATCTTTAGTCTGAAGCCTGTTAATCACAACCATCCAAGCAATAATAGAGTGCTTGGGAATATGTAATGGAAACCAAATCATCTTTTGCCAAGTAACCTTCACTCCTTTATCCCTAATTTCCTCCCACAACTTGGTAGTTGAGATAATATTACTACCATCATATAGTCTTGAAATGATAAGAGCAGTCTTCTCTCTCATCTTGACTTGTCTTTTCAATTCCAACTATTTAAAGAATCAATAGTGACATCCCAAAAGCACTTATCTTTCAGAACATACTCCATAATGAATCCTCTCCAGCAAGAATCGCTTTAACATTCTGTAAAATTCAAGCCTTATTCCAATCTTCAAGTTTTTTCAAACCTAATTCACCCTGAGCTTTAGGTGAACAAATCTTATGCCAGCTAACTCTTGCACCAAAATACCTGGAACAGATATGACTAATCTTCTTAAGAACTCCTTTAGGCAAAAGAACCTGTCGGCACCAGTAAGCTTGAATATTGTAAATTACAACTTCAATTAACTGCAATATTCCAGCATAGCTTAGTTTCTCAGAAGACCAACTATTAGTTCTAGCTGTAATTTTCTCTATCAAAGGAGCACAATCTTTAGCAGTTAATTTCCTTGTAACCAACGAAACTCGCAACTATCTCTCAGGAAGCCTACCAAGCTGAAAACCAGTAACTCTTTTGATAATTTCCAACTCCTTTTTCAGAAATACCAGCAGAAAAAAGCTCATTCTTTGCCGCATTCAATTGCAAGCCAGAAAATAATAAAGCTCCTGCAAAATGCACCAAATACCCACCTCAAAATTAGCTGAACCTTTGGCTAAAACACAACAAAAAGTTAAATGAATATACCTGGAATTTCTTATCGCTAATTTCGCTCAATTAGTAATCCCCATACCTACGTCTCCTTTTGCTCAGTTGAGATAGTGAAGAAAATAAGAATGTTGATTGGATTACTAGGAATCTTCCTTAAAGTGACAAGTTTTTAGGTTCGGATAATCCTGTAATTTTCATCATCAAATCCCAAAGCTGAATGGATCTCTAAGCAATCAAGTGCTTTGCAACTAAACTCTTTGTCAATTTCTATGTGGCTTCAATCATTTTGCTTCCCAACACCTGAACAATTCCAAAAAATTCAACCCTATCATTAGAATTCAAGTACATCTCAATCTTTCCAGCTCTTTAATTTGGCCTCTACTAAAAGACAGGGTCCTTAACTGGCCATTGTATTCAAGATCCATTTTCAGTTCGTATCATGTCAGCTCTTCCACACTGTACATTCGCATTGTTCTCTATTCAACCATTATCATCTTCATCCTCTTCTTACTCTTCAATAATGTCAGTTGTTGTTTGGACATCCTTTTCAATGGCACAGTCTTTACCATATATCgtactaaaaattttcaaatatgcaGTGTCCTATTCTTAAATTGGTTGTATTCTTATTACtctacatacatatttatatacaaattattaGATACCTTAAAGAATTCATTCCAAACTGCTTACTCATCTATCATCAATTTCTTTATGCTATATCATCCAAAACCGTTGGTGTGCTTGACATAGATCATGTCTCGTACAATTGACCACTCCTTATTAAATGCCTTTGACTATTGTCAATGTGAGGCTTAGCCTTGAAACTAACATTCTCTCAAGTAAAAGTAGATATACCATTGTCGAAAGTCAAAATCAACATTGCGACTACTTACACAGTACAATTCAGGAAGGCATTACACTAATATTTTGTCGTCCTCATCTGTCCGGTGTTCCCAAAGTATGGGAACTGTAAGTGCTCTTGTAAGACGGGGGGAGAGAAGCTCTCTCTTTCTCATGGTTCCCCTTTCCCCTCTTGTGTTGAGAACGAATGCCCCTAGTTGGGATATGGAAAAAGACTTACGTAGCTTCCAAGTCTAGTAAAACAAGTGTGGGGCGTGTAAGGATATATAGTACAGATATCTAAAACTATACAGCACTTGACGACAGTATCCCCAAAATTAATCAAAGGAAAGCTATGTACGTGTTGCAAACCTCGGTGaaaacatacacatatatatacatatctcttACACGTATAATAGGAGTATATATTCTGCTATTCATCAATGGTAATAGTAATAATATCGTGCGACAGCGTGGAGCACTGAAGCAAGGCTACGTCTGTGAAAATAAATATCTCCAATATCCATATCATTCTTTTAAAAAGGGTAAATAAGACAGATTAATGTTCCTCAATCCTCTCTCCATTTGTTTGCCATGTTTATTCTTTTCTCGGTTATCTCGATTGATTCGAGAGAGCAGCAAGACCAGAAGCAATTGAAACGCGCCATTTAACCAAATAGTTCCCCTTTTCCTACTGCCACGTGTTATAGACGACAAATATTCAGGACACGTATATACTCAGCCACGTCTCCCTCCTACACTTCGACCACTTCTCCTTCTCCttattctcatttctcatttctttttcattttgatttatcgACAAGAAAAGAACCCAAAACAAACTGATTACGCTTTTAATctgaataaaattttgatttatctttcttttttctggggaaagggaaaaaagaagaagagaagttgAAGCGGTTCGTTTCAGAATCATGGTGAAACTAGCCTCAGCAAGAGAGAGTCGAACGTACGGTCCAAGGCTGGCTCAGAGCAGGGCCGAGTACATGAACGCAGGGCTATATTTGTTTTCAACCATTGTGTTAATTTGTGGTTTTGCAGCAGAGTTTTCAAGGGAACCCAGATCGGGTCTTGTTCTAATGCTTATTGCATTGGGTCTTATAATTTTGGTTAACATCCATGACCTTTTGGCTCATCTCGCCGGCATCGATTATCGTTTCACTTTGATGGGTTTCGATCCCCAGCTTGCTCTCGTTGAATTCTCTGTTCCACTGGTTCAAATCTTAGGCTCACTGCTTCTCTTTCTGGGAATTCTCTTCCTCTTCATTCAGGTTCACAAAtcattcctaaaaaaaaaaagggctaCAAAATGGTAGATCATTTTGGAATACGATTGAATGAATTGTTTTGATGCAGGCGGAGAAAGGGTACGGGTTTTTTAAACTGGAGAGGCATGCTTTGGGAATGCTTGTTGCTGGACCGGTTTTATGGGTTGTTGGGTCGATTCATAACTCGTGTCAAATCTATGAGAGAGCCGATGCACATGTTCAAATCTTGCAACAGAGTGTCCACATCCCGTTTTTAATAGGCAGTGTATTGTTCATGGTGGGAGCTATTCTCAACGGCCGCGAGCAAACTGGAGTTATTCATCATGGTTTGCAATTGCTGGTAAGCTGATGTAGAtagttttttatataaaaaagaaccAAGGAATGATTCATCATGGTTTAGGTTTTATTTTGCTTTGTAATTTGCAAATTGGGTGTAAAAATGCAGGGAAAAAGATGGGTGTGGTTAGGGATATGTGGGAGCGTAATGTTTATGATAGGGGGGTTGACGAATGTGGTAAAGGTGTTCAAGATGCGGCAAATGAACGGGATTAGGCTTGAGAAATTGCGTGGCGGAGCACAAAACGGGTTGATTGAAGGCAGGGAAGGGCAGGTGCCGCTCATTAGTGACGACGACCTGCGGAGGAAAATGGAAGTTGATGAGGTCAAAGCCGCCACTGCTGCCACGCCCACGCCTTACAAGGATGTGCTTCTTGCTCGGacttgaatttgaattttacacatacatatatataattaattcagAATTAGTGATCAGCTCCTTAATTAGTcgctaaataaaatattattcatttCTTGTAGACGTTATTGCGAATCTCATCTTTCAAGCTATTTTCCCACAGAAAATATCTCGAAAATAGCACTTACCATTCTTATCATACCTTTTCCAAAATTTGTTTACCATATTTTTAACCCATtagttttattataataataataataataataataattctgtcaacaacaataaaattaatttataattaaagatTTAATTGAAAGCAATTAATAATAAAGCACGTGTATTATATTAAGGGATATAGATGCattgttgattgtttttgttatTTAACTTCAATTTTTATAACATTGAAGTCTACGTATGTATGTTTTATTAGTCTTTGATATTTCTTTAATTATCTTTCATTTTATGTTCTATTTTcgggatttttttattaaattctaatAATGTTTTCTCCATGTTTTCAATATTCCGAGTCTCGTACTTTTTGAGAAGATTTTTTTTAGGAGaagttaacttttttttaaatgtttttgggTCAAAAAGTGTTATTTAGATATTTCAATTTCACTGGTCAGTTGCCCAATAGATTATAATCTaggaatttttaattattattttattatattcatagttattattttattctaactTTATCGCCGTTGAGTTGAATTTTATTactacaatatttaattttatttttatatcatcagAGATAATCTCACAGTGATTTAATTATAATGTATTCTTTAAGGTAAAGTAATCTCAAATGCtctaaaattcataataaataaaaCCTTCAAATATAACActtaataaatacataattacacttatatataataaaaaaattaaccttatGATTGAACCAATATGATTTGACGTAATTGcggatttaattatttttgaaattgtaaaaCTTGTTTTTGTTATTAAAGTTGCACAACTATTGTATTATGGTGTGTTCAGTATTACTTTTAACAAGTATTTTAAATTCACCtattatgtaatatttttttaactcattttaagaatttttaaggaaaaagcttcgaatcatttttatttatttaatttatgttttacgaTTCAGTGTTTGACTATACCAAATATTAGAGAAAAAGTTCTTAACAAAATTCCGCgtcaaatttaatctattttttttacagaaaattttattatttcgtAATTTACTTTTGAAgtaaatatttaatgattttttaaaaatttaatgatttttttagttctttataaaatacacattacatgtgattttttttataaaaacaaaaaattaattaaaatttgaaagcgGAGAACAAAAGTAATATAAGaatgataaataaatacaaatatgttataaaataaatagactgagaataaaaaataaagtgaaTGAGGGAGCAAAaagagagcgtattttattgattaatttaaagtatatcaaaatttATCTAGATCTTGACGGACATCTACTTAATaatatattcataacactcccctttGAATGTTCGTTGATAAATAGTGTGCCTTGTtaaaaccctgtgggataaaaacttaatgaagaaaaaagagtacacaataagttgcctcgttaaaaacccaatgggacaaaactttggttaaagtaaaagatatcacatactttctcatattctatgtattcaatcttgaatactaattTTTCAAATGATTATTTGAATGCGCTTGCTAAGTATATATATCACCAATCTTTTGAAAGTTATGACTAAAGGAAAAACcgggggaaatatattttgatctatttaagaatttcaacaataattataacgaactttaatcatgatcactttataaaaatacaaataggtattttggattattttataatCTTCTTTTAACTACTATTAACTAAGTCAATTTTACCACATATgtacaattattttaatttatataaatgaaaaaattccccataatttcaatatgtttatgacattctaaatccttcaagtattttaatataaactttaatatatagtGATTTATAAAAGTTTGTAACAACAActattagacgcaagttaaatcttttatgaacttctagtttaataatatatttaaaggtTATTATATccaccacaaaaaaaaaattatatcttttcataatcaatgctagGGTTTAgcgaaaatttttatatttttattctgttTTTGCAAAATTACTTTATTTGCAGTCttactggctttatacctttaaatATTTGGACTATTGGTTCAAAAATTCCACAAATTTAATTAcacttgagttgcgtctttctattttgaccaatttattacatatctatatttcttaatagatttattcaagatcctccttttatttaattatttcaacaataataatgcatgcaaaaccattgtcaaccacttttattatcggttcgatattttctcaaaatgacataacttatcgagatatcttattttcactattttaatcttacctaaatctcttctggagttttacttattagttatgtcttgggtctcttctagagcacttgcctccactatatgaccatttagaaaaaaaatcatttttggaaataatcaaaattaaaatattagatggtatataataCTTggttaagtttgtaaatacatttGACAGTTAACTTGTAATCAGTTATCTTTGTTGAActtttggttcaaattactctcccctaactcattacaagttattatttctctccctctAATGTcaagaaaactatcaaatcaaaattgtaattacaaatcatgtcataattgaatctccaatacattcaaaacatctaatagtACAAAGAAACTTGTGATTAATATATATTCATAACTTtttttgaggattcactcatttTGTACATTGTGGTGGAGTAGTTGGAATATAttcgcacatacaaaaattcaaatatgaggAATATTTAGCTCTTAATCAAAAACTAATTGCAATatggagtatttataatttattagtttgATGCGTACAACACATAAATAAACATAATCTCATGtcgaaataggaagtttagttatcataagtaatggtttagctattagttgggggcatttgataaatgattcaaGTATATTgttttatgtgtgaacatgaactataggatgttcaacttttatcttgATTGACATACAATATGTATTGAAAGCTTGGAACAAAACTCACTAACATAAGCaagataaattgttttaattgtataatctgaaattaatcatttaaacaagcaatcttgcaaacgacaggTTGCGAGTTAATAatgcatgtgattattttgtagatgcatatacCAAAATTATATAATGTCAAAATCATCagcatggtggatgaatgagcctATATTTATTTCagaaatgtaagacattaaatctcaactttagctagtgagtttctagcAATCAATTTTTATTTAGAACAAGTAAcaaatgataatatttttaaaaaaaattaaagaatcatctggtttttttaatgaatgtccatatgaattctcaattaatttttacTATCATATATGATCCAAAATGGTCTAACTGGTTACGCCAAGTAGTAAATTCATCTATATCAGTAAACTCCTGGTTTACTTTAACAGGTGTTCAATtatactaaattgtaacaaattaataattttactataattcattttactttgtatccacattgtaatggccaatttttgacccaagcaaaaaataaaatccaCATAACCAAATTCCAAGTCCATTTACAATGTTAAACAGCCCAAAAATCAAAACTACCCAATTACAATAACTAAACCTACCCAAACCCAATACCCAAAACCAGCCCAAATTAGAACTACCCAAACCTAAGCAATTTTCAGCAAAGAAAAGTGATGATGAACCCTAGCCGTCACCCCACCTTGGCCACCTACGCCACTACCAGTCGTCTACCACCAGCACACCCACTTGCCTCCACCACTCTATACctgcaaaagaagacaaaaaaaaggacagcaaagaaaaacaccaaaaaataaaattctttgtattttttctttggattttgggcTATATAAAAGCCCTATGTTCCTTGTGCCAGGGGGGGGAATCGATTGTATTTTGGAGAGAAGAGATTGTATTAGAGGGGGTTGTATTACAGAGATTTTTGGgagaaatcaaaaggagaaaaCAAGTTCAAAAGGGAAAGAGGGAAGGAACTTACCGGTGTTCAGTTTTCCAACATCGTGGACGACCGAGGAAGCCACCGCCGAAGATCGGTGTCCGGAAACCGAATGGATTCTTGAGTTCTAGGTGCTTCTCATTAATTTTTGAAGGTTTTTGGGTCGTTTTAACCCAAATCCGGGCTCTACTCGAGAAGAGAAGCGAAAAAAAGGCCTCGGAAGATTTTCCGGCCATCGTAGACGGCGACGCGCCGTCGGTGGCCGGTGACCGGCGTGACGGTTGATGGCCGGTCCGATGACCGGAGGAGGGGAAGGGTTGAGAGAGTTGAGAGCCTtctctctattttgaaaattgaatgtAGGGTGGTAGGGTGATGTTTTagctctttttttttgttgttttttttttaaaaaggtttttttttatgataaagaaaaaaaagaaaataaagtatggttttaattaataataaaacaaaatagtatgTGGAAGTAGttttaattaacaataaaacaaaatagtatggggaaatagttttaattaacaataaaacaaaatagcaTGGGGAGTGTTTTtgattataataaaacaaagtaacatGGGGGGAGTGGAATCAGTTTTTTGCTTAGGACCATGCATGTTACTTTTAATTGGGTAATTTACGCAATTGGTTACCTCCTTTGTGCTAGCCTTCAATCGGgccatatttaagttttttatattattttaaattggccctgcAGTCTGTGTGCTATTTCGATTTGCCCCATTTGCGCGGTATTTTAAGATTTGgggcatttttaattttagatctcGGACATTTATACGCAATTAATTTTAGCCCAAAATTCTGTTTCAATAATTTGTTTTACTTGTAAGTTATCTCTTGGATTTTGTTTCTTCTCTCAATTAAGTTTCAGTTATTCTTTTTAGAATAAACATGTTTctacatattattttgatttcatatttttgtaattattatttttcccttttctttttttacgTGCATACCTGTTTATATGAAAtacctttatattattattactactatatgtatatatttataatattactaatagtttattttttacattattatgtatataccatgtaaatattttaatattatattatgtatacactttatatatatatatctttt
This window of the Gossypium hirsutum isolate 1008001.06 chromosome A09, Gossypium_hirsutum_v2.1, whole genome shotgun sequence genome carries:
- the LOC107930200 gene encoding uncharacterized protein, whose amino-acid sequence is MVKLASARESRTYGPRLAQSRAEYMNAGLYLFSTIVLICGFAAEFSREPRSGLVLMLIALGLIILVNIHDLLAHLAGIDYRFTLMGFDPQLALVEFSVPLVQILGSLLLFLGILFLFIQAEKGYGFFKLERHALGMLVAGPVLWVVGSIHNSCQIYERADAHVQILQQSVHIPFLIGSVLFMVGAILNGREQTGVIHHGLQLLGKRWVWLGICGSVMFMIGGLTNVVKVFKMRQMNGIRLEKLRGGAQNGLIEGREGQVPLISDDDLRRKMEVDEVKAATAATPTPYKDVLLART